The sequence TTTTCTTGGCTGCTGCCTTCTTGGTGGCCATTCCTTTCACCTCCTTTCTTCCCTGATAGGCAATCAGGCCCTGCCTATCAGGGTAATCCTTTTTTCTGAAAGAATCTTTTTAAGATTACTATCCCTTCTTCTTTTTTTCTGCCTGTAATCCTCTTCATCCAGAAGAATATAATTAATCTTTACGCCAAATTTTTTCTCCAGATTTTTAACACCTGATTCAAAGACTGACGAAGCTCCTACTACCAGCAGATCTACCTTAGTCGTATCCTCACCACAAGCATAAGGTCCGTAGATAAAACCCACCTTCGCACCTGATGCTCTAAGAAGTGCCTTCAATGCTCCTGGAAGTCCTAGAGATTTTGCAATGAGGTCCTTGAGCTCGGAGTAAAGAGGAGATTCTTTATTTGCCCTGAAATATTTAAGGTTCGCTACCTTTTCACTTATTACAATTCCCATCTTCTCCAGTCTGTCAAGCTCTCGCTTTACGCCGGAGGGATTTTTTCTTATGAGGTTTGCAATCTCCCTCATATAAAATCTTTCATCAGGGTTATTCAGCAGTACTGATAGCACATCTGCCCTCACCGATGATGAAAATAAATCCTTCAGTACAATCATCCTGTTTAAAGTTATACAACATTTGAATACCTTTTGTCAACAAAAATTTTAAATCTGGAACAAAAATTTCATTTTTGTCAACAATCATTGGTTAGCTATTTTTTTATACTCATTCTTCTTGTTCATATTCATAAGATAAAACAGAAGACCTGGTAGGCTTCCTATAACAACAGAAAAAAACCACATAAGAGATAACATTATTGCCGCTTCGGGTTTTACTCCTGCCTTTCCAAAGAGCATGACAAAGGCTGCCTCTCGCACACCGAGTCCTGAGATAGAAAGAGGGAGCATGGACAGGGTCACAGCTAAGGGAAGAAAGATAAGGATTGAAAGAAAGGGTACCTGAATTCCGAGTCCATGAGAGATAATATACACGGCAGCCATATTCATTAATTGTATAATAGCAGAAAGAAAAAGACTCTTCAACAATATAT comes from Thermodesulfovibrionales bacterium and encodes:
- a CDS encoding winged helix-turn-helix domain-containing protein, which encodes MIVLKDLFSSSVRADVLSVLLNNPDERFYMREIANLIRKNPSGVKRELDRLEKMGIVISEKVANLKYFRANKESPLYSELKDLIAKSLGLPGALKALLRASGAKVGFIYGPYACGEDTTKVDLLVVGASSVFESGVKNLEKKFGVKINYILLDEEDYRQKKRRRDSNLKKILSEKRITLIGRA